In Cutaneotrichosporon cavernicola HIS019 DNA, chromosome: 1, one DNA window encodes the following:
- a CDS encoding uncharacterized protein (Spc97 / Spc98 family) — MSKSAGSMQDLARQLVSSLNPESTPDTLDATARRVAAQVRTHAGASMRKEWHEVRGTLKGLACTARVRVEDDVASAYDKLVLKLEEHRRRGGTRWDEDLPLQASNIPQHVHLLLELAQPTNATARTFAEAFLVRPPHAAAKSDMRLYREIMAAPFEGEHWGPSYEAEAEWSSESESSATPSEDEIVTPAAKGRSGAQAAREAEAARRADEHARLLLAKLQVRELDAAAYWKTGGDPLSSSEGARGWRALSSLPTLASPALPRHDRAISAAQLQREILFALSGRPGILLAFDADTCSIVPGHPEVAAFSPAILKGILSTFAAHATQGARLRKFVTETLAPGAHSETVEAFAAACQGVLRDVTRWVAEREAAFLGTFETSVSTPLVLEREYARFGEVLDALCRLIPLAAHPVALLDALYEATTSPVAWGLRATLTDVFVQAATPIWHMTGDWLVQGMPVPESLSSPEADLALQEDDTERALPPEFFIQRDRDAAWIDEDFWEAGFIVGPERWPAWLAAVRAEVLEGGKARGLLHSLPSVHESETWLPLTELVSPTEDIAEALCGFVAPICRRSQVLLADTLERECGLQAHLAAIDGLSLMRAFDVVDTWADWLFGQMAAHKPWADFHLLTHAMRDAIESTGASLNPAAVRVRTTRRRAGLADIRVDYLVPFPLSQMFTGTSLDLRSDVFGFLLRVLRARKLLLRARSVAEMQAGGRMDVLIPLRRIRHAANWALNTLWIWANAAIDILARRHAASMAGASFQTLTDAAMVHVSGILDAAEALYAVASSTLGVSLPTRRYESDTESESEMSDRFEVSSDTVQEDKLDTIGTALGVHVHGLRDVVEGLEGREGDAAAREMWGMLVFALQDWKDVL, encoded by the exons ATGAGCAAGAGCGCGGGGTCCATGCAGGACCTCGCGAGGCAGCTTGTATCCTCCCTAAACCCCGAATCAACACCAGACACACTCGATGCAACTGCTCGTCGCGTTGCAGCGCAGGTGCGCACCCACGCCGGCGCGAGCATGCGCAAGGAATGGCACGAGGTGCGCGGCACTCTCAAGGG GCTCGCCTGCACAGCCCGCGTACGTGTCGAAGACGACGTGGCGAGCGCATacgacaagctcgtcctcaagctcgaggagcaccggcgacgcggcggcacGCGGTGGGACGAGGACCTTCCCCTCCAGGCGTCCAATATCCCACAACACGTCCACCTCCTT cttgagctcgcgcagccgACGAATGCCACCGCGCGAACGTTTGCCGAGGCGTTCCTTGTACGACCAccgcacgccgccgccaagtcGGACATGCGACTGTATCGCGAGATTATGGCTGCTCCGTTTGAGGGCGAGCACTGGGGCCCGAGCTATGAAGCGGAGGCGGAGTGGAGtagcgagagcgagagcaGCGCAACACCaagcgaggacgagatcgTCACGCCAGCGGCTAAGGGCCGGAGCGGCGCACAGGCTGCACGCGAGGCTGAGGCAGCCCGCAGGGCTGATGAACATGcacgcctcctcctcgccaagctccaagtgcgtgagctcgacgctgcgGCGTACTGGAAGACCGGCGGGGATCCACTTTCTTCCTCCGAAGGGGCGCGGGGGTGGCGCGCGCTGTCGTCTC tgcCGACCCTCGCGTCACCGGCCCTGCCCCGACATGATCGCGCGATCAGCGCTGCCCAGCTCCAGCGCGAAATCCTGTTCGCCCTGAGCGGACGTCCAGGGATCCTCCTCGCTTTCGATGCGGACACATGCTCC ATCGTCCCTGGCCACCCCGAAGTGgcggccttctcgcccGCCATTCTCAAAGGTATCCTCTCCACGTTCGCAGCACACGCAACGCAAGGCGCGCGGTTGCGCAAATTTGTCACCGAAACATTAGCGCCTGGCGCACACTCCGAGACGGTGGAGGCATTCGCCGCGGCCTGTCAGGGCGTACTGCGCGACGTGACGCGATGGGTGGCCGAGCGCGAAGCAGCATTCCTCGGAACATTCGAGACGAGTGTCAGTACGCCGCTAGtactcgagcgcgagtaTGCGCGCTTCGGAGAAGTACTGGACGCGCTCTGCCGCCTGATCCCGCTTGCTGCGCATcccgtcgccctcctcgacgcgctgtACGAGGCTACCACCTCGCCTGTGGCGTGGGGATTGCGTGCCACGCTGACAGACGTGTTCGTTCAAGCTGCTACGCCGATATGGCACATGACGGGCGACTGGCTCGTGCAAGGCATGCCTGTACCTGAGAGCCTGTCGAGCCCGGAAGCCGACTTGGCGTTGCAGGAGGACGACACTGAGCGCGCTCTACCGCCTGAATTCTTTATCcagcgcgaccgcgacgcggcgtggatcgacgaggactTCTGGGAAGCCGGCTTTATTGTCGGGCCTGAACGCTGGCCTGCATGGCTGGCCGCCGTGCGCGCCGAAGTGCTCGAGGGCGGTAAAGCGCGGGGCCTCCTGcactcccttccctccgTACACGAGAGCGAAACATGGCTTCCGCTCACCGAGCTCGTTTCCCCAACCGAGGACATTGCGGAAGCGCTTTGTGGCTTCGTCGCGCCCATCTGTCGTCGCTCACAGGTGCTTCTCGCCGACACGCTGGAGAGAGAGTGTGGCCTGCAGGCCCACCTCGCTGCCATTGACGGGCTGAGCCTCATGCGTGCCTTTGACGTGGTCGACACCTGGGCCGACTGGCTCTTCGGACAGATGGCCGCTCACAAGCCCTGGGCAGACTTCCACCTCCTAACCCACGCGATGCGCGACGCCATTGAGTCGACCGGCGCGTCGCTCAACCCCGCCGCTGTGCGGGTGCGCACCACTCGCCGGCGAGCAGGCTTGGCAGACATCAGGGTGGATTACTTG gttcccttccccctctcGCAGATGTTCACAGGCACGTCACTCGATCTACGCTCCGATGTGTTCGggttcctcctccgcgtcctGCGGGCACGCAAGCTACTCCTCCGCGCGCGCTCCGTAGCGGAGATGCAAGCCGGCGGGCGAATGGATGTACTGATTCCTCTCCGGCGGATCCGACACGCGGCCAACTGGGCCTTGAA CACGCTGTGGATCTGGGCCAATGCGGCAATTGATATCCTGGCGAGACGGCATGCGGCCTCAATGGCCGGAGCGAGTTTCCAGACCCTC acgGACGCGGCAATGGTGCATGTTTCGggcatcctcgacgccgcagAGGCGCTAtacgccgtcgccagctcgaccttgggcGTGTCCCTGCCCACACGCCGGTACGAGTCTGACACAGAGTCTGAATCCGAAATGAGCGACAGGTTTGAGGTGAGCTCTGATACAGTGCAAGAAGATAAGCTCG
- a CDS encoding uncharacterized protein (DNA polymerase delta, subunit 4) encodes MAPKRNTKQSAGLTQPTLSFHTQLRSSKSAKAAAKGKGLRKTETQSLSADDVKDELPKSKKKVTPPEPKKEQRPVLDPNGKEWNALWKEAMVEMGGMPPIHGEKDNKVQNILRVFDMTSKYGPHVGITRLERWERAKKWGLQPPEGIKQILLTQQGEDDAVYRESVIYGWL; translated from the exons ATGGCGCCAAAGCGCAACACTAAGCAATCGGCAGGCCTGACCCAG CCTACCCTCTCGTTCCACACACAGCTCCGCTCCAGCAAGAGTGCCAAGGCTGCAGCTAAGGGCAAGGGCCTACGCAAGACGGAGACCCAGTCCCTGTCAGCGGATgacgtcaaggacgagctgccaaagtcgaagaagaaggtgaCACCGCCCGagcccaagaaggagcAGCGGCCAGTCCTAGACCCCAATGGGAAAGAGTGGAATGCGCTGTGGAAGGAGGCCATGGTCGAGATGGGTGGGATGCCCCCAA TCCATGGCGAGAAGGACAACAAGGTGCAGA acaTCCTGCGCGTGTTCGACATGACCTCCAAATATGGGCCACACGTCGGTATCACTCGGCTCGAGCGCTGGGAGCGTGCGAAGAAGTGGGGCCTGCAACCACCCGAGGGG ATCAAGCAAATCCTCCTGACCCAacagggcgaggacgacgccgtgTACCGGGAGAGTGTCATTTATGGATGGTTGTGA